DNA from Desulfuromonas sp. AOP6:
AAGCTCCTGGTGGCCCAGTTGCAGAATCAGGATCCGCTCAATCCGCAGGACGCCACCGAGTTCACCGCGCAGATGGCCCAGTTCAGCTCCCTGGAGCAACTCATCGGCATCAACGAAGGGATCGGCGGGTTGTCGGCAGCCAGCGGCGAAGTGGAGAAACTCTCGGCGCTGACTCTGATCGGTCGGGAAATCGTCGCCACCTCCGCCGGTTTCAAAGTTGGCGAGGAAGGCTCTCTGTCCGGACGCATCGGTTATCACCTGAACGATGCCGCCGAGGAAGTGACCGTCAGCGTACTCAATGCCAGCGGGCAGGCGGTCGCCACTCTTCCTCCGCATGCGGCGTCGGCGGGGGAGAAATTCCTCGATTGGGACGGCCGTGATGCCGAGGGTCAACCTCTGCCCGCCGGTCAGTATTATCTGGTCGTCCAGGCGGTCGATGGCAACGAGGCGGCCTTGCCGGCAACGCCCCTGGTT
Protein-coding regions in this window:
- a CDS encoding flagellar hook assembly protein FlgD, with protein sequence MADISSITGTTTSPSAFSSLGGTTMGKEDFLKLLVAQLQNQDPLNPQDATEFTAQMAQFSSLEQLIGINEGIGGLSAASGEVEKLSALTLIGREIVATSAGFKVGEEGSLSGRIGYHLNDAAEEVTVSVLNASGQAVATLPPHAASAGEKFLDWDGRDAEGQPLPAGQYYLVVQAVDGNEAALPATPLVSGTITGVDFDARGSRLYSAIGEFRMSDVASVREI